The DNA window GCGTTACTAACGTCAAAGGTAAGTAAAAAAAATTATTATTTAAGGTTAAAACAGACTATTTTTGCCAAACAACTTAACAACTACACAATGACAATTTTACTTTTAGGTTCTGGAGGAAGAGAACACGCTTTTGCTTGGAAAATGATTCAAAGTCCGCTTTGCGACACACTTTTTGTAGCTCCGGGAAATGCAGGAACGGCTTCGATTGCCAATAATGTGGATATCAGCCCAACAGATTTTGATGCCGTAAAAGCATTTGTTCTTCAAGAAAAAGTAGGAATGGTGGTTGTTGGTCCCGAAGATCCGTTGGTAAAAGGAATTTTCGATTTTTTCAAAAATGACAATGATTTAAAAGATATTCCAGTTATTGGACCGTCAAAATTAGGTGCAACACTTGAAGGAAGTAAAGAATTTGCCAAAGAATTTTTGATTAAACACAATATTCCAACCGCAGCTTATGATAGTTTCACTGCTGAAACGGTGGAAAAAGGATGCGATTTTCTCGAAACTTTGCAACCGCCTTATGTGTTGAAAGCCGATGGATTGGCGGCAGGGAAAGGCGTTTTGATCCTTCACGATTTGGCGGAAGCCAAGGACGAATTGAGAAATATGTTGGTGGGTCAAAAATTTGGCGCAGCCAGTTCGAAAGTCGTAATCGAAGAATTTTTGGACGGAATTGAATTGAGTTGTTTCGTTTTGACCGACGGAAAAAGTTATAAAATATTACCAACTGCCAAAGATTACAAACGCATTGGCGAAGGCGATACGGGATTGAATACAGGAGGAATGGGCGCAGTTTCTCCAGTTCCTTATGTTGATGCCGTTTTGATGGAAAAAATAGAAACACGCATCGTAAAACCAACAATCGAAGGTTTCCAAAAAGACGGAATTGAATATAAAGGTTTTGTGTTTATTGGATTGATCAACGTGAAAAACGAACCCATCGTAATTGAATACAATGTTAGAATGGGCGATCCGGAAACCGAAGTAGTTATTCCGAGAATGAAATCGGATTTGGTGGAATTGTTTTTGGCTGTAGCCAATGAAAAACTAGACGAATTTGAATTGGAAATTGATGAAAGAAGTGCCACGACCATTGTGGTTGTTTCGGGCGGATATCCAGAAGATTTCGAAAAAGGAAAAGTCATTTCGGGATTAGAGAACATTCAAGATTCAATTATTTTTCACGCGGGAACTAAAGTTGATAACGGCAACGTAGTGAGTAACGGCGGAAGAGTTTTGACTGTAACTTCTTTTGGTGATAATTTCGAAGAAGCCATAAAAAAATCTTACCAAAACATAGACAAGCTACATTTCGATAAGATGTATTTTAGAAAAGATATCGGGAACGACCTTAAATAATGTAAAGACTTCTAATTCCTCCTTCGGGAGTTATGGTTCTTTATTTCAAGAAAGAGTGTGCCGTTGTATCTTGGTTTTCTTCGCCTTTTTCGTCGAAAATCATCAATTGTTTACACCAATATACGATAGCAACCGCACAGATTATCATAAAACCCCAGTTGAATATATTGGCAGCAAACCAACTATCAAGTTCTAAAGCTCTTAAAAAATCGTGCAGTATGAATAAAATGTTTTCAAATAACCATTGAATTCCTTCAAAAAATGCTTTCATCTCAATATTTTTTTAGTTAATTGTATGCAATCTAAACGCGCTAAGGAATTTATTTTTAGTGAAAAACATTTAGTTAGCTCGTTTCGTCTTTGTACAAGTATTATATTTACAGTCGCAAAAGTATAAAATATCCGTATGATAACAAGTGTTTTTAAAAAATCTACTCCAATAAATTTGATGTTGGTGGTAATTTTAATGCTGGTTTTCTTTTTTATTACCCTTTTTCAAGATTTGTCTTGGACTAATTCAGTGATTTCCATTGTAAAAAAAGGAGGTTTATTTTTTATTTTGCTCGGCTCCATTTTTGTTGCCAATTTCATTGCGAAGAAAAACGGATTGAGCAAAGACAGTAGTTACACGATTTTGTTCTATTTTTTGTTTCTATTGTTTTTTCCTTCGGTATTGGGAAATATGAATTTAATTTTATCTAACTTTTTCATCCTTCTCGCGCTTCGCCGATTGATTTCGTTGCAATCTTTAAAAGCCTCGAAAGAAAAAATATTTGATGCTTCCTTATGGATTTTTGTAGCTTCTTTATTTCATTTTTGGAGTATTATTTACCTGGTTTTAGTATTTATTTCGATCATTTTTCACGTAGCAAGAGATTATAGAAATTGGGTTTTGCCTTTTATAGCTTTTTTTGCTGTGGGAATTATCTCTTTAGGAGTGGCATTACTGTTTAATAAAGATGTTCTTGGATATGTCACAGATAACGCCGTTATTAATTTCAAAATAGACTATTTTACCAACAATTATCAGAATCTTGCCTTTTCTATTTATGCGACAGTAGCTTTGTTTTTTGTGGTTTCAATGTTTCTTTCCCTTTCGAGCAAGCCGTTGTTACTGAATTCGTCTTTCAAAAAAATAATAGCCTCTTTTTTTATAGGAATAGTAATTTTTGCAATTTCTCCCAACAAAAGCAACGATGTATTGATTTATACTATTGCCCCTCTGGCCATTATGGCAACGAGCCATATCGAAGTGAAACAACTTCAGTTGAAGCAGGAATTGGTTTTAGGCATACTGATTCTTTGCAGTTTTTTTGCTTTTTTCTCCCAATTATAATTTGTTTCCGTAGGCCAAATCACCCGCGTCGCCCAAGCCGGGAATGATGTATTTTTTGTCATTTAATTTTTCGTCTAAAGTGGCCACCCAAAGATGACAGGAATCGGGCAAATGCTTTTCAAGATAGGCAATTCCCTCGGGAGCAGCTATGATTACAGCAATGTGAATTTCGTTTGGAAGTCCTTTTTCCATCAATTTATTAAAAACAGCCACCATCGATTGTCCGGTGGCAAGCATAGGATCGATCAAAAGTAAGGTCTTGTTTTCGATATTGGGAACGGCTTGGTATTCGACTAAAATATCAAAAAACTCATCGTTATTGGGATGATGTCTGTAAGCTGAAACGAAGCCATTTTCGGCACTGTCAAAATAATTCAAAAACCCCAAATGAAGCGGTAGTCCGGCTCGGAGAATGGAACACAAAACGAGTTTGTCTTCGATTTCGGCGGTTTTTTTGATGCCTAGCGGTGTTTGAATTTCAATTGGTCTATACCTTAAATCTTTGCTCAATTCATAAGCCATAACTTCGCCAATACGCTCTATATTTCTGCGAAAACGCATACTGTCGTGTTGCACATTCACGTTTCGTATTTGACCTAAAAAATGATTCAGAATGCTATTGTCTTCGGATAAATAATGTGTTTGCATCGTGATAATTTAAGATTTGTAAATTAAAATTTAGGAATTCCGCAAAAAACACTCCAAACTTCTTGTGTTTTTTATAGACTATAAAAGTATAAAAAGTATCTTTGTATTTATAAAATATAAAAGATATGTTTTCAAAATTAGCTTATTCCGTTTTCGAACAAAGTATTCGCGATTATCATCAATTTGATAATGTTGACCAACCAATCAATAATCCTTTTCCAAAAGAAAAAATAGAACATTTATTATATTTAAAAAACTGGATTGACACAGTTCAGTGGCATTTCGAAGACATTATTCGTGATCCCAATATCGACCCAGTGGCGGCATTGACTTTAAAAAGAAGAATCGATGCTTCCAATCAAGAACGTACCGATATGGTAGAATATATTGATGGTTATTTTCTTCAAAAATACGCTCAGGTGGCTGTCAAAAACGAGGCGAAAATTAATTCGGAGAGTCCCGCTTGGGCATTCGACAGATTGTCAATTTTAGCCTTGAAAATTTATCACATGCAGGAAGAAGCCACTCGTGAAGAAGCTTCGCAAGACCACAGAGATAAATGTCAAGCCAAATTGAATGTTTTGCTAGAGCAAAGAACCGATTTGTCTACCGCAATTGAAGATTTGCTAACGGATATTGAAAATGGTGATAAATTCATGAAAGTGTACAAACAAATGAAGATGTACAACGACGATGATTTGAATCCGGTTTTGTATCAGAATAAAAAATAAGAAATACTATTTTAAACCATTAAGGGATTAAGAAAATTAAGTAAAACTTGATGAGCCTTAATCTCTTAATGGTTTTTATTCATGAAGTAATTGTCCAAAAAAATCCAACATATAGCCGTTATGAGACTTTCCGCAATGGGAGATGTCGCGATGACGGTTCCTGTTTTAAGGGCTTTTGTGTCCCAATCCCGAAGCTTCGGGACTGAAATAAAAATCACGGTGGTTTCTCGTCCGTTTTTCCAACCTTTTTTTGAGGGAATTCCTAATCTTACTTTCTTTGCTTTCGACGAAAAAAAACGCCACAAAGGATTCTTTGGATTGTTGCGATTGTACCAGGATTTGAAAGCCTTACACATTGACGCTTTTGCCGATTTGCACAACGTTTTACGTTCCAAAGTCGTTCGAACACTTTTCGCCTTGAGTGGAAAAAAAACAGCTTTTGTTGATAAAGCAAGAGCCGAAAAAACAGCTTTAACACGAGCCGAAAACAAAATTTTCAAACCCTTGACTACAATGTTCGAAAGACACGCAAAAGTGTTTCAAGAATTGGGTTTTACAGTAGATTTATACTCCCGAAGTGTCGGGACAATATTTCCTGACAAAGCAGTTTTATCAAAAGATATTTTGAAAAGGCTAGTTGGAAATGAAAAGATTCCCGATTTCTCGGGAATTAAAATCGGGATTGCACCTTTTGCACAGTATGATTCCAAGGTCTATCCTTTGGATTTGATGCAGGAAGTAATTAACAAATTAGCTGAAAATTCAAATTATAAAATCTTGCTTTTCGGTGGTGGAAAAAAGGAAATCGAACTCCTAGATTCACTCTCAAAAGGCAAAGAAAATGTTGTGGTTGTTGCCGGAAAACTCCAATTTCAGCAGGAATTGCAACTCATTTCCAATCTTGATCTAATGCTTTCGATGGACTCCGGAAATGCACATATTGCAGCAATGTTGGGCGTAAAAGTCATCACGCTTTGGGGCGCAACGCATCCGTTTACGGGATTTTCGCCTTTCAATCAACCCCTGGAAAACGCTTTGGTTTCGGATAGAAATTTGTACCCAAAATTGCCCACTTCAGTTTACGGGAATAAAATTGTGGAAGGGTATGAAGACGCAATGCGAACCATTTCAGTTGAAAGTGTAGTTTATAAAATCAATTCTTCAATTTAGATTCAGACACGAATTACACCAATTAGCACGAATTAAAAATTGCACAAAATTGTTTTGTGTAATTAATTTGCAGTAAACAATTTGTGTTAATTTGTGTTAATTTGTGTAATTTGTTTAAAACTTTGAAAATTAAATTCCTGTAAAAACCAAATCACAAATAAATCTTCTCGTCCCGACAACGCCCCCAAATATAGCGTTTCAAATTCGAAATAGTTTCTTGGTAATGAGGTGCTTCAAAACCAAAACGCTCGTGTTCCATTTGTTCTTTCTCGATGGCGTTGCAGCCTTTGATGACTTCTTTGAGCATATCGAGCATCGCCAATTCTTTGTTATTGGTTTTCTGAAATTTAAACTCCACAATTTCATCCTGCAATTGCTCGCAATAGGCCAAAAGTTGCGCTACTTCGGGTTCGTCGAGTAGGGAAGGGTTGGTTTTGAAGATTTCTCGGATGGATTTCATTTTAGCTGACTTGGAGGTTTTATTAATCCAGTAATGGCGAGTAGCCATTAACCATTTTTTTGAATTAACGTTCTCAGGCTTTACGTCTGTTGCGGATTAAGGCAACCGAAACTTTCGGTTTTGTACTGACCTCAAAGATACAAAACAAACTTTAAATTAAGCCCAAAACCCGCAATAGCGTAAAACCTGTGTTGAACTAAACCTTCGGTAGCACTCGCGCTGATTTTGTACCTTTCAAAGATAATTAAAACTTTGAAATTATGACTACAAAAAAAAGCATCCAGATTTATTAAGAGAAAACAAAATTATCAACCAAGCCAAGCGCGAAGTTCCCGGTTTTGAGGAACTATTAGCTCGTTTTGAGCGCACGGTTTCGGTATTGGGACGAAGCCAAAGCACGTTTAGCAATTATTCGCGGCACGTGGCTTCGATTTCGTTGTATTTTGGCAAAATTCCAACGGAATTGGATTCCGAACAAGTTCAGGACTACTTGTTTTACCAACAGAAAAAGTCCAAAACCCCATCGCAAACGTACTTTAAACACTGTGTTTACGGACTACGATTTTTGCTAAAATCAGAAGGACTTCCGTATGAATACCTTCGACTTCCGTCGATAAAACACGAGAAAACGCTTCCAGTTGTTTTGAGCAAAGAAGAAGTCTGGGCAATGCTTCAAAAAGCCAAATTGCTCAAACACCGCATTCTTATTGGCTTGCTTTATGGTTGCGGATTGCGTTGTATGGAAGCCAGAAGTGTACGTTTGCAGGATTTAGATTTCGACAGACTACAACTCAAAGTAGTGCAAGGCAAAGGCAAAAAAGACCGTTACGTGCCGCTTTCGGAACACTTGATTCGGGGATTAAAAAAGTACATCGAAGCCGAAAAACCCAAGGATTATCTTTTCAACGGTCAGCCTATTGAGAGAGCCGGAGGCGATTTTGACAGTCGGTACAGCCAGAGAGGCGTACAATGGGCGGTGAAACAAGTAGCCAAAGCTGCTGGTGTGAAAAAAGAAGTTCATACCCATACGCTTCGGCACTCTTACGCCACACATTTGCTCGAAGATGGTATGGATATTATGACCCTGAAAGACCTTTTGGGACATCAAAATATCGAAACTACGATGGAGTATTTGCAGATAGCCCAGCTCGCGAGCCAACGCATTTTTAGTCCACTCGATACGCTTTTCGAGAAATGCAGACGGAAGTAGCCGATGTACTGAGAAAGGTAGGCTCGAAGATCGAGAGTTATGGACTCAATACTTGGCAATTGCGCACTCTTTCTGCTATCAAAAAATGTCGAACAGCCCAGTTGGGTGGTCATATCGATGCTTGCGATCAATGTGGAAATCTGACTATTAGTTACAACTCTTGCCGCAACCGTCATTGTCCCAAGTGTCAGGGCAACAAACGAGAAGATTGGATAGAGGCTAGAAGTACGGAACTCTTGCCAGTGCCATATTTTCACCTGGTTTTTACTTTACCCGATAGCATTAATGCATTGGCGATTCACAGTCCAAAATTGGTTTATGACACGCTCTTTGAAGCGACTTGGGAAACGATTCAAACTTTTGGCAAAACCAAGGAAATGCAAATGGGAATGATTGCGGTTTTGCACACTTGGGGGCAACAATTGAGTTTACATCCACACCTGCATTGCATTGTTCCTGGCGGCGGAATAGCTAAAAACGGACAATGGCAAAATAGCCGAACCGATGGCAAATTCTTGTTTCCAGTCAAAGCCTTGTCAAAAGTGTTTAGGGCTAAATATTGTGCAAAACTCAAAGAAAAAGAACCCATAAAGTATGAGCAAATCCGGCAAGAGTTGTGGCAAAAACCTTGGATTGTTTTTGCCAAAAAACCTTTTGGAAGTCCCAAATCAGTGGTGGAATATTTGGGAAGATACACCCATAAAATAGCCATTAGCAACCGAAGAATCAAAACTATCGACAACGAAAATGTGACTTTTGAATACAAGGATTATCGAGTGGCGGGAGTCAAAAAGCAAATGACACTCACGCATCAGGAGTTTATCCGTCGATTTTCGTTGCATATTTTGCCCAAACGGTTTGTTAAGATTCGTCATTATGGTTTTTTGAGTAGCACTTGGAAACGGGAAAAGCTCAAACTTTTGCAGGAGAAACTCGAAGTAAAAGTACTAGAAAAACGCGAAAAAAAGCTCTTTTTGCCCAAGTGTCCTTGCTGTAAAACTGGCAATTTACACCGAATAGCCGTTTTTGACCAGCGTGGGCCGCCTGCTTGGTATCTTGGCGGTAGCCAAAGCTCTATTCCCTATAAAAACTAAATAATGGGTAAGGGATTTTATGCTCAAAAGTGACCGAAAACACTATAAAACGATTTTGAAATCGCTCCAAAAAAAAAGAGGCGCACTTGCCTCTTGATCCCGACCCTTCGGGGCTCTCTCAAAACTTTACGATAACTCCATAGTGTTGAACGATATGTAATCGGTTCCGTTCAACACGGGTTTCATTGTTCGGCTTGCAGCCGCAACGAAACCCTAGCTGTTGGCAGTAGTTATTGCTTGTTAATCCAATTTATGATTTTTGTTGATGCTTCATCTTCTATTTCGTACAAATGTTCAATATTTTCAGTTCCACTTTGTAAATAGTGATTTAAGCTTTTAATTTTCACAATTTCGATATACTTATTATTAAAACTATTTAGAAGTTCTGTTTCATTTTTTGCATCAATATATTTATCATTTTCTCCAATAATATATAATAGATTTGTTGTACACTTTTTATAAGTATTTTCTAAATCTTTTTTTATTAACTCTTTAGTTGAATAAAAATTTGCGTATGTAAATCTTTTATATCTCTTTTTTGTGTAACCTATCTCTTTTGATACTTTATTAATTTTTTTGACTAACTCTATATTTTCATCGTTTCTATTTTCAAAAATTACATTATTAATTTTATCCATTACATTTAATTTTTCTGTTAATGAATCATAAATAAGTTCATTCTCAAATTTATTTACATTTGTTGTAAGTTGATATTTTAAAAAAGCACCTTTGTTTTGAACAGGAGATGCCCATTGAATAAAAAAATCAGGAATTAAATTGCTATCATTCAAACTAATTGTCACCATTCCTCCTAAGCTGTGACCTAGTAAGCCTAATTTTTTATCGGTAAGTAATTTGTTGTTTTTTAAATCTTTATAAACCGACTTCAAATCACTTATCATATCATTGATATTATAAAAATATGTATTGAAATTTCCAGTAGAAAAGCCACATCCTCTTTCATCATATCGATAAACAGCGATATTATTTTCAAGTAATTTCTCTGTAAGTTTATAATGTGAATTTCTAGTGTCTTTTCCTGAACCTGGTACAATTATTACCACTTTTGTATAATTTGTTTTAGGTTCAATTAATGTTCCTCTTAAAATCACATTGTCATTTTTGTTTTCTGTTTCAAATTGAGTAGATATGTAGTTTTCAATACCATCAATTTGTTTTTCGTAGGAATATATTTCTTGAGCTTTAATAAAATGTGTTATTAAAGTGAATATGATTATTAAGTATGTTTTCCTGTTTTTTTTCATAATTACTGCCAACTTGTATATAAGCGATACAAACCTTCTTATATACACCCAAAATAGGGTAGATTGGCGAAGGTTTCTTTCGTTTTATAGTTGTATCAAATATATTAATTTTTTCTTACAAATTATCCAATGGGCTATTCTATTAAAACCACAATTCCCTAAAACAAAAAAACTCCCCTTTTCAGAGAAGTTTTCTTTATTAATTTAATTGTTGCAGGACTGATTACTAAAAACTGACCACTGACCACTATTTTTACACATCATCAAAATCCACCACAATCTCGGCCGAAGTGGGATGTGCTTGGCAAGTAAGAATCAAACCTTCGGCGATTTCGTCCTCGCTAAGGATGGAGTTTTTCTTCATCTCGGCAGTGCCTGATTTTACTCGGGCGAGACAGCTGCTGCAAATGCCGCCTTGGCAAGAATACGGAGCATCGATGCCTTGTTTGAGAGCGGCGTCGAGGATGGTTTGTTTTTGCGACATTTCGAAAGTCGTTTCGTCATCGTCAACCGTGATGGAAATTTTGGTATGACCTTCGTGTGAACTGGCTTCTTTATTTTCGACAATAGAACTGGAGAACAATTCAAATTTAATAGCCGAATCTTTGATGTTGTGTTCCTTCAAAACTTTGGAAACCGTGTTAATCATTTCTTCTGGGCCGCACAAATAGAACTTGTCGAATTCTAATTCCTTGTGTTTGTCGTCTAAAACAAATTTCACGACCGATTTATCGATTCTTCCAAAAAGCGCTCCGTCGACTTTGGCTTGACTGAATACATAATGCACAAACAATCGTCCCGTATATTTCAGTTGCAAATCGTGTAATTCCTGATGAAAAATGGTTTCTTCTGGCGATTTGTTGCCGTAAACCAAGACAAAAGAACTTTGGGGTTCGCTTTTCAAAACCGATTTCAAAATAGAAATGGCAGGTGTAATTCCGCTTCCGGCTACAAATGCGGCATAGTTTTTTTGGTGGTGACTTTCGGTTTCTAAAGTGAATTTTCCTTCCGGTTTCCCTACTTCTAGCACATCGCCTACTTTTAGTTTGGTGTTGGCAAATAGAGAAAATGTACCATTTTTTACCGCTTTGACAGCAATTCGTAATTCACCACTCGTCGGTTCAGCACAAATAGAGTAGGCGCGACGAATTTCCTGACCGTCGAGCGTTAGTCTCAAATTGACATACTGACCGGCAATAAAAGTATAATGAGATTTGAATTCCTCGGGAACATTAAAAAGGATGGAAACCGCGTCTGCAGTCTCGCGTTTGATTTCTTTTATGACAAGTTTTTTGAATAAAGGCATAAGATTATTTTTTTGCAAAGATAGTAAACCAAAAAAAATATCGAAGTTTAAGCGTTTAGAAGTTTAGCCCTTGTAACTTTTTCCTACTTTTAACAACTAATTAGAAAATTAACTCTAAAACTATGATTCTAAAATTCCTTTATCTCGAATGGAAGTCTTTTATACGTTCGGCTTCGTTCGGAACGAATTTGGCACTGAAAATTATTTTGGGTTTTGTAGCCGTTCTTTATGCTTTTATTTTTCTAATGGCGGGAATTGGAGCATTTTACGGATTAAAACAAATGCATCTCGATCCGTTGCAGCAAGTAAATAAGTATTTGATTTATTATTTTTTGTTGGATTTGGGCATTCGATTATTGTTGCAAAAAATCCCGGTGATGAACATTCGACCTTTGTTGTCCTTACCTTTTACAAGACCTACCATTGTTAATTTTTCGATAGGTAAAACAGTCTTGTCTTTTTTCAATTTTCTGCACGTTTTTTTCTTTCTGCCTTTTACCATTGTTTTACTAGTCGAAGGCTACGATGTGGTGAGCGTGATTTTGTGGCATTTGGCGATGGTAGCCTTGGTGTATAGCAACAATTTCCTGAATATAATATTGACTAACAAAGACAATGTTTTTGCTATTTTCATTGGTTTCGTTTTGATTATAGCGGGTTTTCAATACTATCACTTTTTCAACATTACCGATTATACTTCGGTGTTTTTTGAGGGTTTGTTTCATACCCAATGGCTTTTTTTAGTTCCTGTTTTGGCTCTGCTAGGCTTGTATTATTACACTTTCAACTACCTGAAAGCCAATTTGTATCTCGATGCCGGACTTTCTACCAAACACGAAATCGCCACAACCGAGGATTTGACTTGGCTGAACCAATTTGGCACGCTGGGTACTTTTCTAAAGAACGACATCAAACTCATCAAGCGCAATAAGCGCTCGCGGACTACGGTGGTAATGAGCATTTTGTTTTTGTTTTATGGATTTCTATTTTTCAGAGAAAATTCACACCAACCTGAAGTGATGCGCATTTTTGCAGGAATTTTTGTGTCGGGCGGGTTTTTATTCACTTTTGGTCAATTTGTCCCCAGTTGGGACAGTTCGTATTATCAGCTGATGATGACGCAAAACATTTCCTATAAAGGGTATCTGAGTTCAAAATGGTGGCTTGTAGTCATTGCTACCTTTGTATCGACAGTGTTATCTTCTTTTTATTTGTTTTATGGTTGGCAAGTTTACTTAACTATTGTTGTAGGCGCGATTTACAATATGGGCGTCAATTCGCATTTGGTTTTACTCGGTGGTGCTTATACTAAAACACCTATCGATTTACAATCGACTAAAGGTGCGTTTGGCGATAAAAAAGCGTTTAATACCAGCGCAATGCTGCTTTCGTTACCCAAATTATTGTTGCCCATTTTGCTTTATTGGGCAGGATCGGCGCTTATGAATCCTAATTTAGGACTTGTATTTGTAGGCGTTTCAGGCGTTTTAGGCTTTGCTTTTAGAGACACCGTTTTTTCCAAAATTGAAAAGGTGTACAAAACCGAAAAATACAATACCATATATTCATACAAACAAAAATAATATTTCGTAGAGACGTTGCATTGCAACGTCTCTACCATATTAAATCAAAAAAAAATCAAAATGATACACGTACAAAATCTTTCGAAATCCTACAACGGTACCACCGTATTGAATATAGACCATTTAGAAATTCCAAAAGGACAAAGTTTTGGTCTTGTGGGCAATAATGGCGCTGGAAAAACCACTTTTTTCAGTTTGTTATTGGATTTAATTCAGCCCTCAACGGGACATATTATCAACAACGAAGTTCAGGTCAATACCAGCGAAAATTGGAAACCGTTTACTGCTTCTTTTCTTGACGAAAGCTTTCTAATAGGCTATCTCACACCCGAAGAATATTTTTATTTCATAGGCGATTTACGCGGACAAAACAAGGCGGATGTCGATGCATTATTGGCAAAACACGAAGAATTTTTTAACGGTGAAATCCTTAAAAACAAAAAATATTTACGCGATTTATCCAAAGGAAATCAGAAGAAAGTGGGCATTATCGCCACGCTCATTGGCAATCCTTCAGTAGTAATTCTCGACGAACCTTTTGCCAATTTGGATCCAACCACCGTGAGCCGATTGAAAAAAATAATCAAGGAATTGGCACAAAATCCCGATGTTACCGTTTTGGTTTCGAGTCACGATTTGCAACACACAGTCGAAGTTTGTGACCGAATCGTAGCGCTGAATAAAGGCGAAATTGTGAAAGATATTCAAACCTCGGCGGAGACGCTGCAAGAATTAGAAGCGTTTTTTGCGGTTTAAATTTCGATATTTCAAAAAGAAACGTATTTTTACCAGTCATTATACTAAAATGCACTTTTAAAAGTTAAATGATAAACTGTTTCCCATTGAAAACCAAGATATTTAAACGTACTTTTTTTATATTATTTTTACTTTTTTTGGTAGCTTGTTCTACCAAGAAAGACACTTTTTTAGCTCGAAATTCACACGCTTTGAGCACCCGAGACAACATTTTGTACAACGGACAAATGGCTTTAGACAAAGGTGTTGTAAGCATCAAAAGCAGCAACAAGGACAATTTTTGGAAGCGTTTGCCCATCGAAAGAATGCAAATTATAGACGATAATTCGCCAGAAGGAACGCCCAAAAATCCCGATTTCGAAGCGGCCGAAGCCAAAGCTACCAAAGCCATTCAAAAACATTCGATGAATATTGATGGTCAAGAAAAAAACTATCAAATCGATGAAGCCTATTTGCTTTTAGGAAAAGCGCGCTATTATGACCAGCGTTTTTTTCCT is part of the Flavobacterium nackdongense genome and encodes:
- the purD gene encoding phosphoribosylamine--glycine ligase, with translation MTILLLGSGGREHAFAWKMIQSPLCDTLFVAPGNAGTASIANNVDISPTDFDAVKAFVLQEKVGMVVVGPEDPLVKGIFDFFKNDNDLKDIPVIGPSKLGATLEGSKEFAKEFLIKHNIPTAAYDSFTAETVEKGCDFLETLQPPYVLKADGLAAGKGVLILHDLAEAKDELRNMLVGQKFGAASSKVVIEEFLDGIELSCFVLTDGKSYKILPTAKDYKRIGEGDTGLNTGGMGAVSPVPYVDAVLMEKIETRIVKPTIEGFQKDGIEYKGFVFIGLINVKNEPIVIEYNVRMGDPETEVVIPRMKSDLVELFLAVANEKLDEFELEIDERSATTIVVVSGGYPEDFEKGKVISGLENIQDSIIFHAGTKVDNGNVVSNGGRVLTVTSFGDNFEEAIKKSYQNIDKLHFDKMYFRKDIGNDLK
- a CDS encoding DUF6341 family protein, with product MKAFFEGIQWLFENILFILHDFLRALELDSWFAANIFNWGFMIICAVAIVYWCKQLMIFDEKGEENQDTTAHSFLK
- a CDS encoding DUF6427 family protein; this translates as MITSVFKKSTPINLMLVVILMLVFFFITLFQDLSWTNSVISIVKKGGLFFILLGSIFVANFIAKKNGLSKDSSYTILFYFLFLLFFPSVLGNMNLILSNFFILLALRRLISLQSLKASKEKIFDASLWIFVASLFHFWSIIYLVLVFISIIFHVARDYRNWVLPFIAFFAVGIISLGVALLFNKDVLGYVTDNAVINFKIDYFTNNYQNLAFSIYATVALFFVVSMFLSLSSKPLLLNSSFKKIIASFFIGIVIFAISPNKSNDVLIYTIAPLAIMATSHIEVKQLQLKQELVLGILILCSFFAFFSQL
- the upp gene encoding uracil phosphoribosyltransferase, whose protein sequence is MQTHYLSEDNSILNHFLGQIRNVNVQHDSMRFRRNIERIGEVMAYELSKDLRYRPIEIQTPLGIKKTAEIEDKLVLCSILRAGLPLHLGFLNYFDSAENGFVSAYRHHPNNDEFFDILVEYQAVPNIENKTLLLIDPMLATGQSMVAVFNKLMEKGLPNEIHIAVIIAAPEGIAYLEKHLPDSCHLWVATLDEKLNDKKYIIPGLGDAGDLAYGNKL
- a CDS encoding DUF4254 domain-containing protein, which translates into the protein MFSKLAYSVFEQSIRDYHQFDNVDQPINNPFPKEKIEHLLYLKNWIDTVQWHFEDIIRDPNIDPVAALTLKRRIDASNQERTDMVEYIDGYFLQKYAQVAVKNEAKINSESPAWAFDRLSILALKIYHMQEEATREEASQDHRDKCQAKLNVLLEQRTDLSTAIEDLLTDIENGDKFMKVYKQMKMYNDDDLNPVLYQNKK
- a CDS encoding glycosyltransferase family 9 protein, whose amino-acid sequence is MRLSAMGDVAMTVPVLRAFVSQSRSFGTEIKITVVSRPFFQPFFEGIPNLTFFAFDEKKRHKGFFGLLRLYQDLKALHIDAFADLHNVLRSKVVRTLFALSGKKTAFVDKARAEKTALTRAENKIFKPLTTMFERHAKVFQELGFTVDLYSRSVGTIFPDKAVLSKDILKRLVGNEKIPDFSGIKIGIAPFAQYDSKVYPLDLMQEVINKLAENSNYKILLFGGGKKEIELLDSLSKGKENVVVVAGKLQFQQELQLISNLDLMLSMDSGNAHIAAMLGVKVITLWGATHPFTGFSPFNQPLENALVSDRNLYPKLPTSVYGNKIVEGYEDAMRTISVESVVYKINSSI
- a CDS encoding tyrosine-type recombinase/integrase, yielding MGRSQSTFSNYSRHVASISLYFGKIPTELDSEQVQDYLFYQQKKSKTPSQTYFKHCVYGLRFLLKSEGLPYEYLRLPSIKHEKTLPVVLSKEEVWAMLQKAKLLKHRILIGLLYGCGLRCMEARSVRLQDLDFDRLQLKVVQGKGKKDRYVPLSEHLIRGLKKYIEAEKPKDYLFNGQPIERAGGDFDSRYSQRGVQWAVKQVAKAAGVKKEVHTHTLRHSYATHLLEDGMDIMTLKDLLGHQNIETTMEYLQIAQLASQRIFSPLDTLFEKCRRK
- a CDS encoding IS91 family transposase, producing MQTEVADVLRKVGSKIESYGLNTWQLRTLSAIKKCRTAQLGGHIDACDQCGNLTISYNSCRNRHCPKCQGNKREDWIEARSTELLPVPYFHLVFTLPDSINALAIHSPKLVYDTLFEATWETIQTFGKTKEMQMGMIAVLHTWGQQLSLHPHLHCIVPGGGIAKNGQWQNSRTDGKFLFPVKALSKVFRAKYCAKLKEKEPIKYEQIRQELWQKPWIVFAKKPFGSPKSVVEYLGRYTHKIAISNRRIKTIDNENVTFEYKDYRVAGVKKQMTLTHQEFIRRFSLHILPKRFVKIRHYGFLSSTWKREKLKLLQEKLEVKVLEKREKKLFLPKCPCCKTGNLHRIAVFDQRGPPAWYLGGSQSSIPYKN